A stretch of the Natribaculum luteum genome encodes the following:
- a CDS encoding flippase: protein MGQTKDQAIRDIVKGAGFVYSGLVLEMAIAFLAQVLAARYLSASDFGGVTAGVALLNIGAIVSSVGFGNGLARYFPRHDAATKSELARASFLITFPVSVVISGLVTLNAEFLAADVFGDPTVTPSILIFGATIPFAATLRVVVGGIQGQKNARYRVYVENLVRPVVRFSLVIVAVVYGLGQAGFAGSYAIPYVLGSVLAVVLLARTLPELTETWSVDWDLTRSVLRYSTPFILSATAGFIYRSADIFLLLYFLDSEAVGIYGVAYAAAKLMLMFSTAFNFMSMPVASELESGGGIAAAVDVQRPVLRWITAASIPVFVPLVLFSPEFISIVYSSRYAGGAVALSILVAGFAVHNVLSTQSNLLKALGRSKLIAANSAGSAVVNVVLNILLIPRWGIEGAAVATVISYLIYDALFTLELWYDTGEVILGRDLAEPVALALPLLAAVWYVKPIVPPSIAAIVVTTALFSTAFLVTLLVVTGIRPEEEMVILSIQERLGVESRHLNTLLERLS, encoded by the coding sequence ATGGGGCAGACAAAAGATCAAGCCATTCGTGATATCGTCAAGGGCGCCGGCTTCGTCTACAGCGGGCTGGTCCTCGAGATGGCGATCGCGTTTCTCGCACAGGTCCTTGCCGCCCGGTACCTTTCGGCAAGCGATTTTGGTGGCGTAACGGCTGGTGTCGCGTTGCTCAATATCGGCGCGATCGTTTCTTCGGTCGGATTCGGAAACGGCCTGGCGAGATATTTTCCGCGCCACGACGCGGCGACGAAGTCCGAGTTAGCACGCGCGAGTTTTCTTATTACGTTCCCCGTGTCAGTCGTCATCAGCGGCCTGGTTACTCTCAATGCCGAATTCCTTGCCGCAGACGTATTCGGTGACCCGACGGTGACGCCGAGTATCCTCATCTTCGGGGCGACCATCCCGTTTGCAGCGACGTTGCGGGTCGTCGTCGGCGGAATTCAAGGCCAGAAGAACGCCCGTTATCGGGTCTACGTCGAAAATCTCGTCCGACCGGTCGTCCGGTTCAGCCTCGTTATCGTTGCTGTCGTCTACGGACTTGGACAGGCCGGCTTTGCCGGGTCGTACGCGATCCCGTACGTTCTCGGTTCTGTGCTTGCCGTGGTGCTTCTCGCTCGGACGCTCCCCGAACTCACCGAGACGTGGAGCGTTGATTGGGATCTGACACGGTCGGTTCTTCGATATTCGACCCCGTTTATTCTCTCTGCGACAGCGGGGTTCATCTATCGGAGCGCAGACATTTTCTTGCTACTGTATTTCCTCGACAGCGAAGCGGTCGGCATCTATGGCGTCGCGTACGCGGCGGCAAAGCTGATGCTCATGTTCTCGACCGCGTTTAACTTCATGAGCATGCCGGTTGCAAGCGAGCTCGAGAGCGGCGGCGGGATCGCCGCGGCGGTCGACGTCCAACGCCCGGTTCTCCGGTGGATCACAGCCGCGAGCATTCCGGTGTTCGTTCCGTTAGTGCTGTTTTCGCCGGAGTTTATCTCGATCGTCTACTCGTCTCGATACGCTGGCGGGGCTGTCGCCCTCTCGATTCTCGTGGCCGGATTCGCGGTCCACAACGTCTTGAGCACTCAATCGAACCTCTTGAAGGCACTGGGGAGATCGAAGCTAATCGCAGCGAATTCGGCCGGTAGCGCGGTGGTAAACGTCGTCCTGAACATTCTCCTGATTCCGCGGTGGGGAATCGAAGGAGCAGCCGTCGCGACGGTGATCTCGTATCTCATCTATGATGCGCTGTTTACGCTGGAACTCTGGTACGATACCGGTGAGGTAATCCTCGGCCGGGACCTCGCCGAACCAGTTGCACTGGCACTTCCGCTCCTCGCTGCGGTCTGGTACGTGAAACCGATCGTTCCACCGTCGATCGCTGCAATCGTCGTTACGACCGCTCTCTTCTCGACCGCGTTTCTCGTGACGTTGCTCGTGGTTACCGGCATCCGGCCCGAGGAAGAGATGGTGATTCTGTCGATTCAGGAACGGCTCGGCGTCGAAAGTCGGCATCTCAACACGTTACTCGAGCGGCTGTCGTGA
- a CDS encoding glycosyltransferase family 4 protein: MTVGLYLGRDCPPNMEAYLDSLAAREDDAAFDLIIGSDCDLPAWIRHGDAFEIHRYRMEDASGISLISACADVVSQYVAENDVTEVRQITQPRWHAPGVLLGARGSGLRTCTRVSRSNFTEYMNSDGIARCRDYAVNNLIGKAVFLADAVYTPAYGGVEIPWWSNAERIAEPRIASPSHFHPAVEAHPELFSQDSRRVLTVGRISQKKGIDLVLDVAEELPAWEFVLVGPKRDDELVDRAEALSNVRLEGAVDYSEMPELYAASDVLLSASRVEWGGISRAMLEAAAVGRPVVALDSGDAASVATQTVDADPQSIIDGLAEVPLPGDREEAEDVTEPSMVNTA, translated from the coding sequence ATGACAGTTGGATTGTATCTCGGACGAGACTGTCCGCCGAATATGGAGGCCTATCTCGATTCCCTCGCGGCACGTGAAGACGACGCGGCGTTCGACCTGATTATCGGAAGCGACTGCGATCTTCCCGCGTGGATTCGTCACGGCGACGCGTTCGAAATCCATCGGTATCGAATGGAAGACGCATCGGGGATCTCGTTGATTTCGGCGTGTGCTGACGTGGTTTCGCAGTACGTTGCGGAGAACGACGTGACGGAGGTTCGCCAGATCACCCAACCGCGGTGGCATGCGCCGGGCGTGCTTCTCGGCGCACGCGGGAGCGGTCTGCGGACGTGTACTCGCGTCTCTCGGTCAAATTTCACGGAGTACATGAATTCCGATGGCATCGCCAGATGCAGAGACTACGCCGTGAATAATCTCATCGGCAAAGCAGTGTTCCTCGCCGACGCCGTATACACGCCGGCCTACGGCGGTGTTGAGATTCCCTGGTGGTCGAACGCCGAACGAATCGCGGAGCCGCGGATCGCATCCCCCTCGCATTTCCATCCGGCCGTCGAGGCGCATCCGGAACTCTTCTCACAGGATAGTCGCCGGGTTCTCACGGTCGGCCGAATCAGCCAGAAGAAAGGCATCGATCTGGTGTTAGATGTGGCCGAGGAACTCCCGGCGTGGGAGTTCGTCCTCGTCGGTCCAAAGCGTGACGACGAACTCGTCGATCGCGCGGAAGCTCTCTCGAACGTTCGTCTCGAAGGTGCCGTCGACTACAGTGAGATGCCCGAACTCTACGCCGCCTCCGATGTGCTCCTCTCTGCATCACGCGTCGAATGGGGCGGTATCTCGCGTGCGATGTTGGAAGCAGCCGCTGTCGGCCGGCCAGTCGTCGCACTCGACAGCGGTGACGCCGCGTCAGTGGCGACACAAACCGTCGACGCTGACCCGCAGTCTATCATCGACGGGTTAGCGGAGGTGCCGCTTCCCGGCGATCGCGAAGAAGCAGAGGACGTGACAGAGCCGTCGATGGTCAACACGGCCTAG
- a CDS encoding sulfatase family protein yields MGSTDDRLHTNPQDLSTEEVDIVSSMYDASLRQLDAELERLIDGLKERGLWKQSHVAFTSDHGEEFREHGNLTHCTEPFEEGAHVPLLFKLGTEDLTDVEQVTSTIDIGPTLLGAALDNPYNPRRFHGTSLCPALRGESSLPEDRAVFAQNANRDGREVDLDLLITGCRTSEWKFITARDKHISTKLFHLPSDPREQTNVAEEEPERVARFEKIVADHYDQPAYTDYGIDDALETGVVGERLEALGYIGH; encoded by the coding sequence TTGGGAAGTACCGACGATAGGCTTCACACGAATCCACAGGACCTCTCGACCGAAGAGGTCGACATCGTCTCATCGATGTACGATGCGTCGCTTCGACAGCTCGACGCTGAACTCGAACGGCTCATCGACGGTCTCAAGGAACGGGGGTTGTGGAAACAATCGCACGTCGCATTCACTTCGGACCACGGCGAGGAGTTTCGAGAGCACGGAAACTTGACCCACTGCACCGAGCCCTTCGAAGAGGGAGCACACGTCCCGCTGCTGTTCAAACTCGGGACCGAAGACCTCACTGACGTCGAACAGGTAACCTCGACGATCGATATCGGTCCGACGCTGCTCGGGGCAGCCCTCGACAACCCTTACAACCCGAGGCGATTTCACGGGACGTCGCTTTGTCCTGCTCTCCGCGGCGAATCCTCGCTTCCAGAGGACCGCGCGGTGTTCGCCCAGAACGCGAATCGGGACGGCCGAGAGGTAGATCTCGATCTTCTAATCACCGGCTGTCGAACCTCGGAGTGGAAGTTCATCACTGCGCGTGACAAACACATTTCGACGAAACTATTCCACCTCCCGTCTGACCCCCGTGAGCAGACGAACGTCGCCGAAGAAGAACCGGAACGCGTCGCCCGGTTCGAGAAGATCGTTGCTGACCACTACGATCAGCCTGCATACACCGATTACGGTATCGACGACGCTCTCGAAACGGGGGTCGTCGGCGAACGTCTCGAGGCTCTCGGTTACATCGGGCACTGA
- a CDS encoding IS5 family transposase gives MASLRRLARMCRDLAKQHVDDPDVPAAPDGADGYAKWTQIALILFRVELEKSLRETEDYLNEMPGVLAVFDLDEAPHYSSFCRWEQEYQMRELRRLLRASAEQAGWSGEAAIDASGFQRDQTSYHYRDRANYSFQSMKTTILIDVNSLAIKDVHFTTQKAWDGHIGMQVFRRNAEDLRVLSADANYSWSDLREECRSESTRPLIKHREQTPLQKAHNARMNDDYNQRWMSETGFSQLKQDDGEKLRSRSWHGQFRELTRKCIVHNLTQAAS, from the coding sequence ATGGCATCGCTCAGACGACTAGCGCGAATGTGTCGAGACCTTGCCAAACAGCACGTTGACGATCCGGACGTACCCGCCGCGCCGGATGGCGCGGACGGGTACGCCAAGTGGACACAGATCGCGTTAATTCTGTTCCGCGTCGAACTGGAGAAGAGCCTCCGTGAGACTGAAGACTACCTCAACGAGATGCCAGGTGTTCTTGCTGTGTTCGATCTCGACGAGGCACCGCACTACAGCTCGTTCTGTCGGTGGGAGCAGGAGTATCAGATGCGTGAACTGCGCCGCCTGCTCCGCGCTTCGGCGGAGCAGGCGGGCTGGAGTGGTGAAGCTGCGATTGATGCAAGTGGCTTCCAGCGCGATCAAACCAGCTACCACTACCGCGACCGAGCGAACTACTCATTCCAGTCGATGAAGACAACGATCTTGATCGACGTGAACTCACTGGCGATCAAGGACGTTCATTTTACGACGCAGAAGGCCTGGGACGGCCACATCGGGATGCAGGTCTTCCGCCGGAACGCGGAAGACCTGCGTGTGTTGTCTGCTGACGCGAACTACTCGTGGAGCGACCTCCGTGAGGAGTGTCGCTCCGAGTCAACGCGACCGTTGATCAAGCACAGGGAGCAGACACCGTTGCAGAAGGCCCACAACGCACGAATGAACGATGACTACAACCAGCGCTGGATGAGTGAAACCGGCTTCTCGCAGTTGAAGCAAGACGACGGCGAGAAGCTCCGCTCCCGGAGCTGGCACGGCCAGTTCCGGGAGCTAACTCGCAAGTGCATCGTGCATAACCTAACGCAGGCGGCGAGTTAG
- a CDS encoding ISH3 family transposase, with product MFSVPQPDGVLSDSDVKDLAEDVICQLPLPGIEGSPLDPGDIWAVVILAAVNQTSIWETCKDNDNAVCDDTVMDWLHTLNREWLEQVANRLLREVAMTILDPNRSRIVSIDFVDNPYHGTYADEEGELCRMHAKDGTTTCHRYCTAYLVSNGKPVTLAMTYVRSDEKEADAVERVLDRVEAYPFDIELLLADRGFYNERILRRSQEIAATVVPVQKKGEHMKEKLDTHRSYMTTYRMYKDRERELEFPLAVAVSYHAGDRGKSGEVVRGYVACDLADRTPKQVEQLYRKRSAIETSYRVFRQARVVTTTQDPVVRFAFVLVGFLLENLWLVLRWAVVARPRRGGRDLPEEFTFKTFSDWIRHALEEELERSWEIEMNGTGVPEAYAPATG from the coding sequence GTGTTCAGCGTCCCTCAACCAGACGGTGTTCTTTCAGACTCAGACGTGAAAGATCTAGCGGAAGACGTCATTTGCCAGCTCCCTTTGCCAGGGATCGAGGGCTCGCCCCTCGATCCCGGCGATATCTGGGCGGTCGTCATTCTTGCAGCAGTCAATCAGACCTCCATCTGGGAGACGTGCAAGGACAATGACAACGCTGTCTGTGACGATACTGTCATGGACTGGCTCCATACGCTCAACCGAGAGTGGCTTGAGCAGGTTGCTAACCGCCTTCTCAGGGAGGTAGCGATGACGATCCTCGACCCTAATCGGTCGAGGATCGTCTCCATTGACTTCGTCGATAATCCCTACCACGGAACGTACGCCGATGAAGAAGGTGAACTCTGCCGCATGCACGCGAAAGACGGAACAACGACGTGCCACCGGTACTGCACAGCGTATCTCGTCTCGAACGGAAAGCCAGTGACGTTGGCGATGACGTACGTCCGTAGCGATGAGAAAGAGGCCGACGCGGTCGAGCGCGTCCTCGACCGCGTCGAAGCCTATCCCTTCGACATAGAGCTTCTGTTGGCTGATCGTGGCTTCTACAACGAACGTATTCTGCGTCGTTCTCAGGAGATTGCTGCGACTGTCGTTCCCGTCCAAAAGAAGGGAGAACACATGAAGGAAAAGTTGGACACGCACCGTTCGTACATGACAACCTATCGGATGTACAAAGACCGCGAGCGGGAACTAGAATTCCCGCTCGCGGTCGCTGTGTCCTATCACGCTGGAGATCGAGGGAAAAGCGGGGAGGTTGTGCGAGGGTATGTGGCGTGCGATCTGGCTGATCGCACGCCCAAGCAGGTCGAACAGCTGTACCGGAAACGGTCAGCGATTGAAACAAGCTACCGGGTGTTTCGCCAAGCACGAGTGGTAACGACGACACAAGATCCAGTCGTCCGCTTTGCATTCGTCTTGGTCGGGTTCTTGCTGGAGAACCTCTGGCTCGTGCTTCGGTGGGCGGTCGTCGCCCGCCCGCGTCGGGGCGGGCGCGACCTGCCCGAGGAATTCACGTTCAAGACCTTCTCTGACTGGATCAGACATGCATTAGAGGAAGAGCTAGAGCGGAGTTGGGAGATCGAGATGAACGGAACAGGTGTGCCAGAAGCATACGCGCCGGCCACGGGCTGA
- a CDS encoding sulfatase-like hydrolase/transferase produces the protein MNDHVFLFTADGLRYDRLSQNGYPIETTPTLDALADSGAACTQAIATGTGTRKSFPGILTSSYPLMYGGYAQLTDHRTMLSTVFDEAGYTTLGINANAQLHTRFGWDRGFDVYFDSEQTVINEEIGSFNVESDAEIAVSPFRQRINSLKSSVYERLDQDGPLYRAVERMYRLVEERTPPHPTADEIVDRTLEYIDKAPDDQPLFVFAHFMETHSPYVPPKEYRDAVGAPDVSADELWNINDRYFPKVAS, from the coding sequence ATGAACGATCATGTATTCTTGTTCACTGCTGATGGACTGCGGTACGACCGGCTCTCACAGAACGGATATCCTATCGAAACTACACCGACGCTCGACGCGCTCGCGGATTCAGGAGCCGCCTGTACACAGGCGATAGCGACGGGAACAGGGACGCGTAAGAGCTTTCCAGGGATTCTGACCTCTTCCTATCCGCTGATGTACGGTGGTTACGCACAGTTGACGGACCACCGGACGATGCTCTCGACTGTGTTCGACGAGGCAGGGTATACGACGCTGGGTATCAACGCGAACGCGCAGTTGCATACGCGATTTGGGTGGGATCGTGGCTTTGATGTCTACTTCGATAGCGAGCAGACGGTCATCAACGAAGAAATCGGATCGTTCAACGTCGAGTCGGACGCCGAAATCGCCGTCTCACCGTTCCGTCAGCGGATCAATTCGTTGAAATCTAGCGTCTACGAACGATTGGATCAGGACGGGCCGCTCTACCGGGCAGTCGAACGCATGTATCGACTGGTAGAGGAGCGGACGCCGCCGCATCCCACGGCTGACGAGATCGTCGATCGCACGCTCGAGTACATCGACAAGGCGCCCGACGACCAACCGCTGTTCGTTTTCGCACACTTCATGGAAACGCACTCGCCGTACGTCCCGCCAAAGGAATACCGAGACGCAGTCGGTGCACCGGACGTTTCAGCGGATGAACTGTGGAACATCAACGATCGGTACTTCCCGAAAGTCGCTTCGTGA
- the tnpC gene encoding IS66 family transposase encodes MSLGIGGSPESIDSAIRTENSTHLRQQLVVQKLENRLLRRQLAAQQQQIEQLETRLKRYENPNTPPSKQGGAAGSPGNDDSDEEKDENQEDDAGGDADAASDSSPGRSEGHEGTTRPPPEPEETIRVDQGYCPDCEQSLSNPDSYVSRTVIDIPLPIPTTVIEYKLGKHRCSCGNEVVAEHPDCPETGRFGPNIMAQTALGRFHQRLPNRKQAELFDWELDIPISHRTIYNLTKRVADRLRPAYDDVKARIQESDVVYCDETGFPVDGEQHWAWTFVTDEEVLFWVDESRGSQVLEDVLGEEFAEDSTLSCDGWSAYPSYHTKLQRCWAHLLREAEYVAERYEEAEKLSAELHALHDDLTAFDKEDPSASAREQKRAEASLHLEGLIREDYEAQEVQKLIEKIRNGLGHWLTFVTEPDVDSTNNRAERALREQVVLRKMFRTLRSAEGVQIHETITTMLATWKRRGLDPPEQLQSILGGKELSSG; translated from the coding sequence GTGTCGCTGGGGATTGGCGGATCGCCGGAATCGATAGATTCCGCGATCCGCACCGAGAACAGTACGCATCTCCGCCAGCAACTCGTAGTCCAGAAGCTTGAGAACCGTCTTCTCCGTCGCCAACTCGCTGCACAGCAACAACAGATCGAACAACTTGAGACTCGCCTCAAGAGGTACGAAAACCCAAACACACCACCCAGTAAGCAGGGTGGTGCGGCTGGATCACCTGGCAACGACGACAGCGACGAGGAAAAGGACGAAAACCAGGAAGACGACGCTGGCGGCGACGCTGACGCCGCCAGCGACTCATCCCCAGGACGTAGCGAAGGTCACGAAGGAACAACTCGACCGCCACCTGAACCAGAGGAGACTATTCGAGTCGATCAGGGATATTGTCCAGATTGTGAGCAAAGCCTCTCTAACCCGGACAGCTACGTCTCACGAACTGTTATCGACATTCCTCTTCCCATTCCAACCACTGTCATCGAGTACAAACTCGGCAAACACCGCTGTTCCTGTGGAAACGAGGTCGTTGCTGAACATCCTGACTGCCCGGAAACCGGGCGGTTTGGGCCGAATATCATGGCCCAAACCGCCCTCGGTAGGTTCCATCAGCGACTTCCGAACCGTAAACAGGCGGAGCTGTTTGATTGGGAACTCGATATTCCCATCTCTCATCGGACGATCTACAACCTGACCAAGCGGGTCGCAGACCGGCTGCGACCCGCGTATGACGATGTCAAAGCCCGTATTCAGGAAAGTGACGTCGTCTACTGCGATGAAACGGGATTTCCTGTTGACGGAGAGCAACACTGGGCGTGGACGTTCGTTACTGACGAAGAGGTGCTGTTCTGGGTTGATGAGAGTCGTGGAAGCCAGGTGTTAGAGGACGTCCTCGGCGAGGAATTCGCCGAGGACTCGACGCTCAGCTGTGACGGTTGGTCAGCGTATCCGAGCTATCACACGAAGCTCCAGCGGTGCTGGGCACATCTGTTGCGGGAGGCGGAGTACGTTGCTGAACGGTACGAGGAAGCAGAGAAGTTATCTGCGGAGTTACACGCTCTCCATGACGATTTAACGGCGTTCGACAAGGAGGATCCATCCGCCTCCGCCCGCGAGCAGAAGCGGGCGGAGGCGTCGTTACATCTGGAAGGCCTGATCAGGGAAGACTATGAGGCACAGGAGGTCCAGAAGCTGATCGAGAAGATCAGGAACGGGTTAGGCCACTGGCTGACGTTCGTCACAGAGCCAGACGTCGATTCGACGAATAATCGCGCAGAGCGCGCTCTGCGCGAGCAAGTTGTGCTGCGGAAGATGTTCCGGACCCTCCGCTCAGCCGAAGGGGTCCAGATTCACGAGACGATCACGACCATGTTAGCCACGTGGAAACGGCGAGGACTAGATCCGCCTGAACAGCTCCAGTCCATCCTCGGTGGGAAAGAACTCAGTTCAGGATGA
- a CDS encoding transposase has translation MASLRRLARMCRDLAKQHVDNPDVPAAPDGADGYAKWTQIALILFRVELEKSLRETEDYLNEMPAVLAVFDLNEAPHYSSLSRWEQQYRMRELRRLLRASAEQAGWSGEAAIDASGFQRDQTSYHYRDRANYSWSDLREECRSESTRPLIKHMEQTPLQKAHNARMNDDYNQRWMSETGFSQLKQDDGEKLRSRSWHGQFRELTRKCIVHNLTQAAS, from the coding sequence ATGGCATCGCTCAGACGGCTAGCGCGAATGTGTCGAGACCTTGCCAAACAGCACGTTGACAATCCGGACGTACCCGCCGCGCCGGACGGCGCGGACGGGTACGCCAAGTGGACACAGATCGCGTTAATTCTGTTCCGCGTCGAACTGGAGAAGAGCCTCCGTGAAACTGAAGACTACCTCAACGAGATGCCAGCTGTTCTTGCTGTATTCGATCTCAACGAGGCACCGCACTACAGTTCGCTGTCCCGATGGGAACAACAGTATCGAATGCGTGAACTCCGCCGCCTGCTCCGCGCTTCGGCGGAGCAGGCGGGCTGGAGTGGTGAAGCCGCGATTGATGCAAGTGGCTTCCAGCGCGATCAAACCAGCTACCACTACCGCGACCGAGCGAACTACTCGTGGAGCGACCTCCGTGAGGAGTGTCGCTCCGAGTCAACGCGACCGTTGATCAAGCACATGGAGCAGACACCGTTGCAGAAGGCCCACAACGCACGAATGAACGATGACTACAACCAGCGCTGGATGAGTGAAACCGGCTTCTCGCAGTTGAAGCAAGACGACGGCGAGAAGCTCCGCTCCCGGAGCTGGCACGGCCAGTTCCGGGAGCTAACTCGCAAGTGCATCGTGCATAACCTAACGCAGGCGGCGAGTTAG
- a CDS encoding ArsR/SmtB family transcription factor, with protein MTRLFPTQTDAAVERSDSPAVLSLDDDATREVIEALSSETAYEIFRLLNETPATPARIAEQLDQSVQNVHYHLTNLESAGVIEVTDTCYSEKGREMSVYVVSEDPTLLFLGTEDDRPSLKRAFKSFASLLGPPSILLAVGESISQFVTAE; from the coding sequence ATGACACGGCTCTTTCCGACACAAACAGACGCCGCCGTCGAACGAAGCGATTCCCCAGCCGTACTGAGCCTCGACGACGACGCGACGCGAGAGGTGATCGAAGCGTTATCCTCTGAAACCGCCTACGAGATCTTCCGGCTGCTCAACGAGACGCCGGCGACACCGGCGCGGATCGCTGAGCAACTCGACCAGAGCGTTCAAAACGTTCACTATCACCTGACGAACCTCGAATCGGCCGGGGTAATCGAAGTCACTGACACCTGCTATTCGGAGAAAGGCCGAGAGATGAGTGTGTACGTCGTTTCCGAAGATCCGACACTGCTCTTTCTCGGTACCGAAGACGATCGGCCGAGTCTCAAACGCGCGTTCAAATCCTTCGCCTCGCTGCTCGGTCCACCATCGATCCTGCTTGCAGTCGGTGAATCCATCTCACAGTTTGTTACTGCTGAATGA
- a CDS encoding DUF3592 domain-containing protein gives MEFNFNGPSGALQIALTLIVGLGAIGYGGYSYSAQSAALDSTETVDATIVSTSIERHDARRGTDDYSPQATFNYTYEGETYTSSHVYPGDVLHEFGTQEDARAQLEGYEPGATVTAYVPSDSPENAFLKYESSNKPLYIIGLGAILVLGTIVSVLRG, from the coding sequence ATGGAATTCAATTTCAATGGCCCGTCCGGAGCGCTCCAGATCGCACTCACATTGATCGTGGGGCTTGGAGCGATCGGGTACGGTGGCTACAGTTATTCGGCCCAATCTGCGGCGTTGGACTCCACAGAGACGGTCGATGCGACGATCGTCTCGACCTCGATCGAACGGCACGACGCACGACGGGGAACGGACGACTACAGTCCGCAAGCGACGTTCAACTACACCTACGAGGGAGAGACCTATACGTCCTCACACGTGTATCCAGGAGACGTGTTGCACGAATTCGGGACCCAAGAAGACGCCAGGGCGCAGTTAGAGGGGTACGAGCCGGGAGCCACCGTGACAGCCTACGTGCCATCGGATTCGCCTGAAAATGCGTTTCTCAAATACGAGAGCAGCAACAAACCGCTGTACATCATCGGGCTCGGTGCTATCCTCGTACTCGGCACGATCGTTTCCGTTCTCCGAGGCTGA
- a CDS encoding poly-gamma-glutamate biosynthesis protein PgsC/CapC: MSETDELEVNVSYAEIVVVGFLALVVGVLALPMVQGVLYSAVFANPSILQWGIVSILLAAVALRQQSVALFVLAVAIFLVLGLFVGPIAGNTYAHTDMANQMQTSAEEVETLPNTSKENVRVLPRSVSDNYAQSSMQYPQYKLGASDIAYRNGSYAWSHALEPDNPMVALLGQQRGALYVEMTGTEKHVDVEETKFANGRGQYLFGSYRYQSVLSSPFKKHNWDTTFNAQANGESYIAHSTTTYEWKFRMGPIPQLYAVPQHGSVEVMSPDGEIESLSPEEAQESSLLRGQNFYPYDVAMYKVESMQYVNGALNKWFWKEDVLQIADLPEDGNEWPIAVPTAGDSPGLTYFIATEPTGSGNGVYEIWTIDGQSGETAVREYSESQLGPQKAVDFTERRSEVNRLSNAEAIAPVPVVKGDTLYWHVKVVSQSRSGVIYTAFVNAESGDVTLVEGTKQIYAFLTQSEVEEIQNETDDRSDGMDDGSDGMSVTVVVTDADGEIVGTRNISVPAGGNFEVSVDDESATPAAT, from the coding sequence ATGAGTGAGACGGACGAACTCGAGGTGAACGTCTCCTACGCGGAGATCGTGGTCGTCGGTTTCCTCGCGCTCGTGGTCGGGGTGCTTGCCCTGCCGATGGTTCAGGGCGTTCTCTATTCGGCGGTTTTCGCAAATCCAAGTATTCTCCAGTGGGGAATCGTGTCGATCCTGCTTGCAGCAGTCGCGCTCCGGCAACAGAGCGTCGCCCTGTTCGTCCTCGCAGTAGCGATCTTTCTCGTCCTCGGCCTCTTCGTCGGCCCGATAGCCGGGAACACGTATGCACACACAGATATGGCGAACCAGATGCAGACCAGTGCCGAGGAGGTAGAGACGCTTCCGAACACGTCGAAAGAGAACGTGCGGGTGCTACCGCGGAGTGTCTCGGACAACTACGCCCAGTCGTCGATGCAGTACCCGCAGTACAAACTCGGCGCGTCGGATATCGCCTATCGGAACGGCTCGTACGCGTGGTCGCACGCGCTCGAGCCCGACAACCCGATGGTGGCGTTGTTAGGGCAACAGCGGGGGGCGCTGTACGTCGAGATGACTGGTACAGAAAAGCACGTCGACGTCGAAGAGACCAAGTTTGCGAACGGGCGCGGTCAGTACCTCTTCGGCTCGTACCGGTATCAGAGTGTCCTCAGCTCACCGTTCAAGAAACACAACTGGGACACGACGTTCAACGCGCAAGCGAACGGGGAGTCGTACATCGCCCACTCGACGACCACCTACGAGTGGAAGTTCAGAATGGGGCCGATTCCACAGCTCTACGCGGTCCCACAGCACGGGTCAGTCGAAGTGATGTCTCCAGATGGTGAGATCGAGAGTCTGTCCCCAGAGGAAGCACAGGAGTCGAGCCTTCTCCGGGGGCAAAATTTCTACCCGTACGACGTTGCGATGTACAAGGTCGAGTCGATGCAGTACGTCAATGGCGCACTCAACAAGTGGTTCTGGAAAGAAGACGTGCTCCAGATCGCTGACCTGCCAGAGGACGGGAACGAGTGGCCGATCGCCGTCCCGACAGCGGGTGACTCGCCTGGCTTGACGTACTTTATCGCAACGGAGCCAACGGGAAGTGGCAACGGGGTCTACGAGATCTGGACGATCGATGGCCAGAGTGGAGAAACAGCCGTCCGAGAGTACAGTGAATCGCAACTCGGACCGCAGAAAGCCGTGGACTTTACCGAACGGCGTTCGGAGGTGAATCGGCTGTCGAACGCCGAAGCGATCGCGCCAGTGCCCGTCGTGAAGGGTGACACACTCTACTGGCACGTCAAGGTGGTTTCCCAGAGCCGGTCCGGAGTGATCTACACCGCATTCGTCAACGCCGAGAGTGGCGATGTGACACTCGTCGAGGGCACGAAACAGATCTATGCGTTCCTCACGCAATCGGAAGTCGAAGAAATACAGAACGAGACCGACGACAGAAGTGATGGGATGGACGACGGAAGTGATGGGATGTCGGTGACGGTGGTCGTCACTGACGCAGATGGTGAGATCGTCGGGACACGGAACATCAGTGTCCCAGCAGGCGGGAATTTCGAAGTGAGCGTGGACGACGAATCAGCGACTCCCGCAGCCACGTAG